Proteins encoded by one window of Odocoileus virginianus isolate 20LAN1187 ecotype Illinois unplaced genomic scaffold, Ovbor_1.2 Unplaced_Contig_22, whole genome shotgun sequence:
- the PAGE4 gene encoding P antigen family member 4 translates to MSVRVRSRSRGRGDGQESSDTAETVAAQKLGGKKPQRSEPPAQNVDIEPGQEKEGGASVVQEPELEDPRQEMDVEKIEGDGQ, encoded by the exons ATGAGTGTACGAGTAAGATCAAGATCTAGAGGAAGGGGAGATGGTCAAGAGTCTTCTGATACGGCTGAAACTGTGGCT GCCCAGAAACTAGGTGGCAAAAAACCTCAACGTAGCGAACCACCAGCTCAGAATGTAGACATTGAACCTGgacaagagaaagaaggaggagcGTCTGTGGTTCAAG AACCTGAATTGGAAGATCCCCGCCAGGAAATGGatgtggaaaagattgaag GTGATGGACAGTGA